A stretch of the Mycobacterium shigaense genome encodes the following:
- a CDS encoding SDR family oxidoreductase, whose amino-acid sequence MRYVVTGGTGFIGRRVVSRLLQTRPDAQVWVLVRRRSLGRFERLAAGWGERAKPLVGELPQLELSDETLAELGRVDHVVHCAAIYDITVGEAEQRAANVEGTRAVIALARRLDATLHHVSSIAVAGDFAGEYTEDDFDVGQQLPTPYHRTKFEAELLLRSAPGLRYRIYRPAVVVGDSRTGEMDKIDGPYYFFGILSALARLPKLTPILLPDTGRTNIVPVDYVVDALVALLHTADADGRAFHLTAPKSIGLRGIYRGVAKAAGLPPLRGALPRSMATPVLKASGRVKVLRNMTATQLGIPAEVLDLVDLAPTFVSDQTREALSGNGIEVPEFAGYAPRLWRYWAEQLDPDRARRDDPQGPLHRRHVVITGASSGIGRASAIAIAERGATVFALARNGAALDELVAEIRANGGQAHAFTCDVTDTVSVEHTIKDILGRFGHVDYLVNNAGRSIRRSVVNSTDRLHDYERVMAVNYFGAVRMVLALLPHWRERRFGHVVNVSSAGVLARNPQYSSYLPTKAALDAFSDVVAAETLSDHITFTNIHMPLVKTPMIVPSQRLNPVSPISPERAAAMVVRGLIEKPARIDTPLGTLAEIGNYFVPATSRRILHQVYLGYPDSAAARGLSPIEPNPAPAQRKPSHPVRKAARGIGVPRPVRKAIRRVPGVHW is encoded by the coding sequence ATGCGCTATGTCGTTACCGGCGGTACCGGGTTTATTGGTCGGCGCGTCGTTTCCCGCCTGCTTCAGACGCGGCCGGACGCCCAGGTGTGGGTGCTGGTCCGCCGCCGGTCGCTGGGGCGCTTCGAACGACTTGCCGCCGGGTGGGGTGAACGGGCGAAACCGCTGGTCGGCGAGCTGCCGCAGCTCGAGCTGAGCGACGAGACGCTCGCCGAGCTGGGCCGGGTCGATCACGTGGTGCACTGCGCGGCGATCTACGACATCACCGTCGGCGAGGCCGAACAGCGGGCCGCCAACGTCGAGGGCACCCGCGCCGTCATCGCGCTGGCCCGGCGCCTGGATGCCACGCTGCACCACGTGTCGTCGATCGCCGTGGCGGGCGACTTCGCCGGCGAATACACCGAGGACGACTTCGACGTCGGACAGCAGCTGCCGACGCCCTACCACCGGACGAAGTTCGAGGCCGAGTTGCTGTTGCGGTCGGCACCCGGCCTGCGCTACCGCATCTACCGCCCGGCCGTGGTGGTGGGCGACTCGCGGACGGGTGAGATGGACAAGATCGACGGCCCGTACTACTTCTTCGGGATATTGTCGGCGTTGGCTCGACTGCCCAAGCTGACCCCGATCCTGCTGCCCGACACCGGTCGCACCAACATCGTCCCGGTCGACTACGTCGTCGACGCGCTCGTCGCGCTGCTGCACACCGCGGACGCCGACGGCCGTGCCTTCCATCTGACCGCACCGAAAAGCATTGGGCTGCGCGGCATTTACCGCGGTGTGGCGAAGGCGGCCGGCCTGCCGCCGCTGCGCGGGGCGCTGCCGCGATCGATGGCCACCCCGGTGCTCAAGGCGAGCGGGCGCGTCAAGGTGCTGCGCAACATGACCGCCACCCAGCTGGGCATCCCGGCCGAGGTGCTGGACCTGGTCGACCTGGCGCCCACGTTCGTCAGCGATCAGACACGGGAGGCGTTGTCCGGCAACGGAATCGAAGTTCCCGAGTTCGCCGGCTACGCGCCCCGGCTGTGGCGCTACTGGGCCGAGCAGCTGGATCCCGATCGGGCGCGCCGCGACGACCCGCAAGGCCCGCTGCATCGCCGGCACGTCGTCATCACCGGCGCATCGAGCGGTATCGGCCGCGCGTCGGCGATCGCGATCGCCGAACGGGGCGCCACGGTGTTCGCGCTGGCCCGCAACGGCGCCGCGCTCGACGAGCTGGTCGCCGAGATCCGCGCGAACGGCGGCCAGGCGCACGCGTTCACCTGCGACGTCACCGACACGGTGTCGGTCGAGCACACCATCAAGGACATCCTGGGGCGCTTCGGCCACGTCGATTACCTGGTGAACAACGCCGGCCGGTCGATCCGCCGCTCGGTGGTCAATTCCACCGACCGGCTGCACGACTACGAGCGGGTGATGGCGGTCAACTACTTCGGCGCGGTGCGGATGGTGCTGGCGCTGCTGCCGCACTGGCGCGAGCGCCGGTTCGGCCACGTCGTCAACGTCTCCAGCGCCGGGGTACTGGCCCGCAATCCGCAGTACAGCTCGTATCTGCCGACCAAGGCGGCGCTGGACGCGTTCTCCGACGTCGTCGCCGCCGAAACGCTGTCCGACCACATCACGTTCACCAACATCCACATGCCACTGGTCAAGACACCGATGATCGTGCCCTCGCAGCGGCTCAACCCGGTGTCGCCGATCAGTCCGGAGCGCGCCGCGGCGATGGTGGTGCGCGGCCTGATCGAGAAGCCGGCCCGCATCGACACCCCGCTGGGCACGCTCGCCGAAATCGGCAACTATTTCGTGCCCGCGACCTCGCGGCGCATCCTGCACCAGGTCTATCTGGGCTACCCCGATTCGGCTGCCGCGCGCGGGCTTTCGCCCATCGAGCCGAACCCGGCTCCGGCGCAACGTAAGCCGAGTCATCCCGTCCGCAAGGCTGCCCGGGGCATCGGGGTTCCGCGGCCCGTCCGCAAAGCGATCCGTCGGGTGCCCGGAGTGCACTGGTAG
- a CDS encoding VOC family protein yields MVDMHLEVHVVPVSDVERSKRFYQSLGWRLDTDVAPGDDVRIVQFTPPGSACSITFGTGITPAAPGSAQGVLTVSEIESARADFVSRGIETSAIWHGVPFPQEARLPGPDPEHTSYQSYFSFTDPDGNRWLVQEVTTRVVGP; encoded by the coding sequence ATGGTCGACATGCACCTCGAGGTCCACGTCGTCCCGGTATCCGACGTCGAGCGGTCCAAGCGGTTCTACCAGAGTCTGGGGTGGCGACTCGACACCGACGTCGCGCCCGGGGACGACGTCCGAATCGTCCAGTTCACGCCCCCGGGCTCGGCCTGCTCGATCACGTTCGGCACGGGAATCACGCCGGCAGCACCCGGTTCGGCCCAGGGAGTGCTGACCGTCTCCGAAATCGAATCAGCTCGCGCGGATTTCGTCAGTCGTGGCATCGAAACGAGCGCCATCTGGCACGGCGTCCCGTTCCCGCAGGAGGCGCGGCTGCCCGGACCCGACCCTGAGCACACCAGTTACCAGTCGTACTTCTCCTTCACCGATCCCGACGGCAATCGATGGCTGGTCCAGGAGGTGACGACACGGGTCGTCGGCCCTTAG
- a CDS encoding DNA polymerase Y family protein, producing MDWPAVAAAAAAGLAATAPVAVTLANRVIACSSAARAAGVRRGLRRREAAARCPQLHVVTADADRDARFFEGVIAAVDDLVPRAEVLRPGLLVLPVRGAARFFGSEGCAAERLIDAVAVSSVAGAECQAGIADQLSTAVFAARAGRIIEPGGDAPFLSVLSIRQLATEPSLSGPGREELTDLLWRMGIRTIGQFAALSATDVASRFGADGVTAHRLARGEPERGPSGREPPAELEAVLDCDPPIDRVDAAAFAGRSLAGTLHQMLMSTGVGCTRLAIHAVTANGEERSRVWRCAEPLTEEATADRVRWQLDGWLSNRTSQDRPTGPVTRLRLQAVEVVSAEALQLPLWGGLGEEDRLRARRALVRVQGLLGPEAVQVPVLSGGRGPAERITLTPLGDEPVPHADPSLPWPGRLPEPSPTVLLDDPVELLDAQGNPVRVTSRGMFSADPARLVARGQDDPLRWWAGPWPVDERWWDDRPVAGQGGSRTARAQVLLEGERALLLCYRQRRWYLEGSYE from the coding sequence ATGGACTGGCCGGCGGTCGCGGCGGCGGCGGCCGCCGGCCTGGCCGCGACGGCCCCGGTCGCGGTCACGCTGGCCAACCGGGTGATCGCCTGCTCGTCGGCGGCCCGGGCGGCGGGAGTACGGCGAGGGCTGCGCCGCCGGGAGGCGGCGGCCCGTTGCCCGCAATTGCATGTCGTCACCGCCGACGCCGACCGCGATGCCCGCTTCTTCGAAGGGGTCATCGCGGCGGTCGACGATTTGGTGCCCCGCGCCGAGGTGCTGCGGCCCGGGCTCCTGGTGTTGCCGGTGCGCGGGGCGGCCCGCTTTTTCGGGTCCGAGGGCTGCGCCGCCGAGCGGCTGATCGACGCGGTGGCGGTGAGTTCGGTGGCCGGCGCCGAATGCCAGGCCGGGATCGCCGACCAGTTGTCCACCGCGGTCTTCGCCGCGCGCGCAGGCCGCATCATCGAGCCGGGCGGCGACGCACCATTTCTGTCGGTGCTGTCGATCCGGCAGCTGGCCACCGAGCCGAGCCTGTCCGGTCCGGGGCGGGAAGAGCTGACAGATCTGTTGTGGCGGATGGGGATTCGCACCATCGGCCAGTTCGCCGCGCTATCGGCAACCGACGTGGCCTCCCGGTTCGGCGCCGACGGGGTGACCGCGCACCGGTTGGCCCGCGGCGAGCCCGAGCGGGGACCGTCCGGGCGGGAGCCGCCGGCCGAACTCGAGGCCGTGCTGGACTGCGATCCGCCGATCGACCGGGTCGATGCCGCGGCATTCGCCGGGCGCTCGCTTGCCGGCACGCTGCATCAGATGCTGATGTCCACCGGGGTCGGCTGCACCCGGCTGGCCATCCACGCCGTCACCGCCAACGGTGAAGAGCGCAGCCGGGTGTGGCGCTGTGCCGAACCGTTGACCGAGGAGGCCACCGCCGACCGGGTGCGCTGGCAACTGGATGGCTGGCTGAGCAATCGGACCAGTCAGGATCGGCCCACCGGGCCGGTGACGCGGCTGCGGCTGCAGGCGGTGGAGGTGGTGTCCGCCGAGGCGTTGCAGTTGCCACTGTGGGGCGGCCTAGGGGAGGAGGACAGGCTTCGGGCCCGCCGGGCGTTGGTTCGGGTGCAGGGCCTGCTCGGCCCGGAGGCGGTGCAGGTGCCGGTGTTGTCCGGTGGTCGCGGGCCGGCCGAGCGCATCACGCTGACCCCGCTGGGTGACGAGCCGGTGCCGCACGCCGACCCGAGTCTGCCGTGGCCCGGTCGACTGCCCGAGCCCTCGCCCACGGTGTTGCTCGATGATCCGGTGGAATTACTTGATGCCCAAGGCAATCCGGTGCGGGTGACCAGCCGCGGGATGTTCTCAGCCGACCCGGCGCGCCTGGTCGCCCGCGGCCAGGACGACCCGCTGCGCTGGTGGGCCGGTCCGTGGCCGGTCGACGAGCGGTGGTGGGATGACCGGCCCGTGGCCGGTCAAGGGGGGAGTCGCACCGCGCGCGCCCAGGTGCTGCTGGAGGGCGAACGCGCGCTGCTGCTGTGCTATCGGCAAAGGAGGTGGTATTTGGAAGGAAGCTACGAATAG
- a CDS encoding nucleoside hydrolase has protein sequence MNPVFLDVDTGVDDALAIIYLLASPGTDLVGIASTSGNVAVQQVCENNLGLLGLCARGDIPVSKGSEDTLSGPLCPPSRVHGPRGLGYAELPPTTGRLTSYDSATAWVQAAHRFPGELIGVATGPLTNLALALRAEPELPTLLRRLVIMGGSYDHRGNTTAVAEWNISVDPEAAHEVLTAWPVKVSEPQQLPILCGLNLTRTVELTPEILTRLAAAAGSMTTPLSGHDERGTRSTADNPLIRVIEDATRFYLEGYHDNGHGYLAHLHDPLAAAVALDPELVVTRPAMVEVELAGTLTRGMTVTDWSGRRGPNAHIGVSVDQADFFDRFIERVGPFARRLAW, from the coding sequence GTGAACCCCGTCTTCCTGGACGTCGACACCGGCGTCGACGATGCGCTGGCCATCATCTACCTGTTGGCCAGCCCCGGCACCGATCTGGTCGGTATCGCCTCGACGAGTGGAAATGTTGCGGTACAACAGGTTTGCGAAAACAACCTCGGGCTTCTCGGCCTGTGTGCGCGCGGCGACATCCCGGTGTCGAAGGGTTCCGAGGACACCCTCAGCGGGCCGCTGTGTCCGCCGTCGCGGGTGCACGGCCCCCGGGGGCTGGGCTATGCCGAGCTGCCGCCCACCACCGGCCGGCTCACCAGCTACGACTCCGCGACGGCGTGGGTGCAGGCGGCGCACCGCTTTCCGGGCGAACTGATCGGCGTCGCAACCGGCCCGCTGACCAACCTGGCGCTGGCGTTGCGCGCCGAACCCGAACTGCCGACGCTGTTGCGCCGGCTGGTGATCATGGGCGGCTCCTACGACCACCGGGGCAACACCACCGCGGTGGCCGAGTGGAATATCAGCGTCGACCCCGAGGCCGCCCACGAGGTGCTCACCGCCTGGCCTGTGAAAGTCTCTGAGCCGCAACAGTTGCCGATCCTATGCGGACTGAACCTGACCCGTACCGTCGAGCTGACACCGGAAATCCTGACGAGACTGGCGGCCGCCGCGGGGTCGATGACCACGCCATTGAGCGGGCACGACGAGCGCGGCACCCGGTCGACGGCCGACAATCCGCTGATCCGGGTGATCGAGGACGCGACCCGGTTCTACCTGGAGGGCTACCACGACAACGGGCACGGGTATCTCGCGCATCTGCACGATCCGTTGGCGGCCGCGGTCGCGCTGGATCCGGAGCTCGTCGTGACGCGCCCGGCCATGGTGGAGGTCGAGCTCGCGGGCACGCTGACCCGCGGCATGACCGTCACCGACTGGTCGGGTCGGCGAGGACCCAATGCGCACATCGGCGTCAGTGTCGATCAGGCGGACTTCTTCGACCGGTTCATCGAGCGAGTTGGACCGTTCGCGCGGCGGCTGGCCTGGTGA
- a CDS encoding wax ester/triacylglycerol synthase domain-containing protein: MARLNASRDTGLRTANTDRQARMAIGAVAVVDGAVPDFEQLKRILAERIRSIPRCTQILRFNAFNGDRQWTEDPEFDVAHHVRRIAALRPGDEADLSRAIAHALERPLARNRPLWECWVIEGLKGKQWAILMKIHHHLADGTSAAQLLTRLCDDADSEAFANRVAGKDVSPEDTPQRGWVDTLWRASAVAGALTNTVTAAVWPAALTSTLGTTATMRRYQTVRISRTAVEHVCDKFGVTPNDVALAAITEGFRNVLLHHGEQPHAQSLRVLENTDDRGSGMLPYLPVEHDDPVARLRSVHSKLNRPRQDIAPSVSIADLATSLPPVVLCAKAVELIKRRLPQPGIVTLATNEPGPRHRLGLMGKTVQRLLPIPPTAAELSRGVSVLSYGDELIFGMTADYDAAPELALLAAGIKREMARLVALSDDSVLLFTTRRRKRPARGGVAAREKVGRARVGAADHRPTPP; this comes from the coding sequence ATGGCACGGCTGAACGCGTCGCGGGATACGGGTTTACGCACCGCGAACACGGATCGGCAAGCGAGAATGGCGATCGGTGCCGTCGCCGTCGTCGACGGCGCGGTGCCCGACTTCGAGCAACTGAAAAGGATTCTGGCGGAACGCATCCGGTCAATACCGCGGTGCACTCAGATACTGCGGTTCAACGCCTTCAACGGCGACCGACAGTGGACCGAAGATCCGGAATTCGACGTCGCCCACCACGTGCGCCGCATCGCGGCACTGCGTCCGGGCGATGAGGCCGACCTGTCTCGGGCCATCGCCCACGCGCTGGAGCGGCCCCTGGCGAGAAATCGCCCGCTGTGGGAGTGCTGGGTCATCGAAGGCCTGAAGGGCAAACAGTGGGCGATCTTGATGAAGATTCACCACCATCTCGCCGACGGCACGTCCGCAGCCCAGCTACTCACCCGGCTCTGCGACGATGCCGACAGCGAGGCTTTCGCCAATCGCGTTGCCGGCAAGGATGTTTCACCGGAGGACACCCCACAGCGAGGCTGGGTCGACACCCTGTGGCGGGCCTCGGCCGTCGCCGGCGCCCTCACCAACACGGTGACGGCAGCGGTGTGGCCCGCGGCGCTGACGTCCACGCTCGGGACGACGGCGACCATGCGGCGCTATCAAACCGTGCGGATTTCTCGCACCGCCGTCGAGCACGTGTGCGACAAGTTCGGCGTGACCCCCAACGACGTCGCGCTGGCCGCGATCACCGAGGGCTTCCGGAACGTGTTGCTGCACCATGGCGAACAGCCCCACGCGCAGTCGCTGCGCGTGCTGGAGAACACCGACGATCGCGGCTCGGGCATGCTGCCCTACCTGCCGGTGGAACACGACGATCCGGTTGCGCGACTGCGCAGCGTGCACAGCAAACTGAACCGGCCCCGGCAGGACATTGCGCCCAGCGTCTCCATCGCGGACCTGGCCACCAGCCTTCCTCCAGTGGTGTTGTGCGCCAAGGCGGTTGAGCTGATCAAGCGCCGGCTCCCGCAACCCGGCATCGTCACATTGGCCACCAACGAGCCCGGCCCGCGGCACCGGCTGGGGCTGATGGGTAAGACCGTCCAACGCCTGCTGCCGATTCCACCCACGGCCGCCGAACTGTCCCGCGGTGTCTCGGTACTGAGCTACGGCGACGAACTGATTTTCGGGATGACCGCCGACTACGACGCCGCACCCGAACTCGCACTGCTCGCCGCCGGCATCAAACGGGAGATGGCACGGCTAGTGGCACTCAGCGACGACTCCGTGCTGCTGTTCACCACACGGCGGCGCAAGCGCCCGGCCCGCGGTGGCGTCGCCGCCCGTGAGAAGGTGGGTCGTGCCCGAGTTGGAGCCGCCGACCATCGACCCACGCCGCCATGA
- a CDS encoding MaoC family dehydratase, producing the protein MAIDPSTVGAVSEPMDFEWTDRDTLLYALGVGAGLDDLSFTTENSHDIAQQVLPTYAVICSPAFGAAGKIGKFNWAMLLHGSQGVRLHAPLPPAGKLSVVSEVTDIQDKGEGKNAVVMLRGRGTDPDSGKLIAETSTTFVVRGAGGFGGQPGQRPIAPEFPDREPDATVALPTREDQALIYRLSGDRNPLHSDPWFARELAGFPKPILHGLCSYGVAGRALVAELGKGIAANVTSIAARFSSPVFPGETLTTLIWRTGPGKAVFRTQASGAEGAEAGRVVLDDGEVEYVEG; encoded by the coding sequence ATGGCGATCGACCCGAGCACGGTCGGCGCGGTGAGCGAACCGATGGACTTCGAGTGGACCGACCGGGACACGCTGCTGTATGCCCTCGGCGTCGGCGCCGGCCTCGACGACCTGTCTTTCACCACCGAGAACAGCCACGACATCGCCCAGCAGGTGCTGCCCACCTACGCCGTGATCTGCTCTCCGGCGTTCGGCGCGGCCGGCAAGATCGGAAAATTCAACTGGGCCATGCTCTTACACGGGTCGCAGGGTGTCCGGCTGCACGCGCCGTTGCCGCCCGCCGGGAAGCTGTCGGTGGTCTCTGAGGTCACCGACATTCAGGACAAGGGCGAGGGCAAGAACGCGGTCGTGATGCTGCGCGGCCGCGGGACCGATCCGGACTCCGGCAAGCTGATCGCCGAGACCTCGACCACCTTCGTCGTCCGGGGCGCGGGCGGTTTCGGCGGGCAGCCGGGGCAGCGGCCGATCGCGCCGGAATTTCCGGATCGTGAGCCCGACGCCACGGTCGCGCTGCCCACTCGGGAGGACCAGGCGCTGATCTATCGGCTCTCCGGTGACCGCAACCCGCTGCACAGCGATCCGTGGTTCGCCCGGGAGCTGGCCGGATTCCCCAAGCCGATCCTGCACGGGCTGTGCTCCTACGGGGTGGCGGGTCGAGCGCTGGTCGCCGAGCTGGGCAAGGGCATCGCGGCCAACGTCACCTCGATCGCGGCGCGGTTCAGCTCGCCGGTGTTCCCCGGCGAGACGCTGACCACGCTGATCTGGCGGACCGGGCCGGGCAAGGCGGTGTTTCGCACGCAGGCTTCGGGCGCCGAGGGGGCCGAGGCCGGCCGGGTGGTGCTTGACGACGGCGAGGTGGAATACGTCGAGGGCTAA
- a CDS encoding histidine phosphatase family protein, whose translation MRKRTIRGKAAAVLTAVLVVGACGGSPQARSITLTFIRHAESEANASGTLDTSVPGPGLSQQGKTQAEEVAHQAGHNKFDGVYASTMVRTQQTAAPLAGELGKQVEVLQGIQEISAGWYQGKPVSIEPSTYLLAPADWIRGDMQDRIPGSVSGKEFNDEFTRAVRKVYDSGQSNPVVFSHKFAIEYWTLLNAKNAKDSLLTTHPLPNIGRVVLTGNPITGWTIVDWDGVRNFSG comes from the coding sequence ATGCGCAAGCGCACCATCCGGGGCAAAGCGGCAGCGGTGCTGACCGCGGTACTGGTAGTCGGCGCCTGTGGGGGATCGCCGCAGGCACGCAGCATCACGCTGACGTTCATCCGGCACGCGGAGTCGGAGGCGAACGCGAGCGGCACCCTCGACACCTCGGTGCCGGGCCCTGGCCTGAGCCAGCAGGGCAAGACACAGGCCGAAGAGGTCGCCCATCAGGCCGGCCACAACAAGTTCGACGGCGTGTACGCCTCCACGATGGTGCGCACCCAGCAGACCGCCGCGCCGCTGGCCGGCGAGCTCGGCAAGCAGGTGGAGGTCCTGCAGGGCATCCAGGAGATCAGCGCGGGCTGGTACCAGGGCAAACCGGTGTCGATCGAGCCGTCGACCTACCTGCTGGCGCCGGCGGACTGGATCCGCGGCGACATGCAGGACCGCATCCCCGGGTCGGTCAGCGGCAAGGAGTTCAACGACGAGTTCACCAGGGCAGTGCGGAAGGTGTACGACAGCGGCCAATCCAATCCGGTGGTGTTCTCGCACAAATTCGCGATCGAGTACTGGACGCTGCTGAACGCGAAGAATGCCAAGGACAGCCTGCTGACCACCCATCCGCTGCCCAACATCGGGCGCGTGGTGCTCACCGGGAACCCGATCACGGGCTGGACGATCGTGGACTGGGACGGAGTCCGGAACTTCTCGGGCTGA
- the otsB gene encoding trehalose-phosphatase — MRRWVVPELEPPTIDPRRHDAVLFGDHVGDAAAALVRQLRQIGVGAATFASNPAGLRQAVERLGTRAGRTVVVADDAAGVAAGRNGGFALVIGVGDPDALRGADTVVADVRDVGVRTGDRRMSQLPDALQALSGDLTVESPAVFFDFDGTLSDIVNDPDAARLVAGAGEALQELAARCPVAVLSGRDLADVRTRIGLPGIWYAGSHGFELTAPDGTHHQNDAAAAAIPVLERAAAQLREQLGSIPGVVVEHKRFGVAVHYRNAARDHVAEVAAAVRSAGQRDALRVTTGREVIELRPDIDWDKGKTLRWVIDHLHRAGSGSLTPVYLGDDITDEDAFDAVREDGIPILVRHNDDGDRATAARFALDNPARAAEFTERLARRLAAPA, encoded by the coding sequence GTGAGAAGGTGGGTCGTGCCCGAGTTGGAGCCGCCGACCATCGACCCACGCCGCCATGACGCGGTGCTGTTCGGAGACCATGTAGGGGATGCCGCGGCCGCGTTGGTCCGGCAACTGCGGCAGATCGGCGTCGGCGCCGCCACGTTCGCGTCGAACCCCGCGGGCCTTCGCCAGGCCGTTGAGCGGCTGGGCACGCGCGCGGGACGCACCGTGGTCGTCGCCGACGACGCGGCGGGCGTGGCGGCCGGGCGCAACGGCGGATTCGCGTTGGTCATCGGGGTCGGGGATCCCGACGCCCTGCGCGGCGCGGACACGGTGGTCGCCGACGTGCGCGACGTCGGCGTGCGAACCGGGGACCGGCGGATGTCGCAGCTGCCCGACGCATTGCAGGCTCTCAGCGGCGACCTGACCGTCGAGTCACCCGCGGTGTTCTTCGACTTCGACGGGACCCTGTCCGACATCGTCAACGACCCCGACGCGGCTCGGCTGGTCGCCGGCGCCGGCGAGGCGTTGCAGGAGTTGGCCGCGCGGTGTCCGGTCGCCGTGCTATCCGGGCGCGACCTCGCCGACGTGCGCACGCGCATCGGCCTGCCCGGCATCTGGTATGCGGGCAGCCACGGCTTCGAACTGACGGCCCCCGACGGCACGCATCACCAAAACGACGCCGCGGCCGCGGCCATCCCCGTGCTCGAGCGGGCGGCCGCCCAGCTGCGCGAGCAGCTCGGGTCGATTCCCGGTGTCGTGGTGGAGCACAAACGATTCGGCGTCGCCGTGCACTACCGCAACGCCGCCCGCGATCACGTCGCCGAGGTCGCGGCGGCGGTCCGATCAGCGGGCCAGCGCGACGCGCTGCGGGTGACCACCGGGCGCGAGGTCATCGAACTGCGTCCCGACATCGACTGGGACAAGGGCAAGACTTTGCGCTGGGTAATCGACCATCTGCACCGGGCCGGATCGGGCTCGCTGACGCCGGTCTATCTCGGCGACGACATCACCGACGAAGACGCGTTCGACGCGGTGCGCGAGGACGGCATACCAATCCTGGTGCGGCACAACGACGATGGCGACCGAGCCACCGCCGCGCGGTTCGCGTTGGACAACCCGGCGCGGGCCGCCGAGTTCACCGAACGGCTGGCTCGCCGACTCGCCGCCCCGGCTTAG
- the kasB gene encoding 3-oxoacyl-ACP synthase KasB — protein sequence MTKLVTGKALPNVVVTGVATTTALATDAETTWKLLLDSQSGIRTLDDTFIDHYDLPVRIGGHLHEDFDQGLTRAERHRMGWLQKMSAILSRRVWENAGSPEVDPNRLLVSIGTGLGSAEQIVFSYDDLRALGPKAVSPLAVAKYMPDGPAAAIGLERRAKAGVLTSVSACASGSEGIARAWQQIVLGEADIAVCGGVEVKIEAVAIAAFAQMRIVLSTKNDDPAGACRPFDRDRTGFVFGEAGALMTIETEEHAKARGANILARIMGASITSDGFHMVAPDPNGERAGHAMTRAIQLAGLTPNDIDHVNAHATGTQVGDLAESKAINRALGNKIPAVYAPKSALGHSVGAVGAVESILTVLALRDQVIPPTLNLENLDPEIDLDVVAGKPRPGNYAYALNNSFGFGGHNVAIAFGRY from the coding sequence ATGACGAAGCTGGTCACGGGGAAAGCGCTGCCGAATGTTGTGGTCACTGGCGTCGCCACGACGACCGCGCTGGCCACCGACGCCGAGACTACGTGGAAGTTGTTGCTGGACAGCCAAAGTGGAATCCGCACCCTCGACGACACGTTCATCGATCACTATGACCTGCCGGTGCGCATCGGCGGGCACCTGCACGAGGACTTCGACCAGGGGCTGACGCGCGCCGAGCGGCACCGAATGGGTTGGCTACAGAAGATGTCCGCCATCTTGAGCCGCCGGGTTTGGGAGAACGCCGGTTCGCCCGAGGTCGATCCCAACCGGTTGTTGGTGTCCATCGGCACCGGCCTCGGCTCGGCCGAGCAAATCGTGTTCAGCTACGACGACCTGCGTGCGCTGGGGCCAAAGGCGGTCTCCCCGCTCGCGGTGGCGAAGTACATGCCCGACGGCCCGGCCGCGGCGATCGGGCTGGAACGGCGCGCCAAGGCGGGCGTGCTGACATCGGTGTCCGCCTGCGCGTCCGGTTCGGAGGGCATCGCCCGGGCCTGGCAGCAGATCGTGCTGGGCGAAGCCGACATCGCCGTTTGCGGCGGCGTCGAGGTCAAGATCGAGGCAGTGGCGATCGCGGCATTCGCGCAGATGCGGATCGTCCTGTCGACCAAGAACGACGACCCGGCCGGGGCGTGCCGCCCGTTCGACAGGGACCGGACCGGCTTCGTGTTCGGCGAGGCCGGGGCGCTGATGACGATCGAGACCGAAGAGCACGCCAAGGCCCGCGGCGCCAACATCTTGGCCCGCATCATGGGCGCCAGCATCACCTCGGACGGCTTCCACATGGTGGCACCGGACCCCAACGGCGAGCGCGCCGGACACGCGATGACCCGCGCGATCCAGCTGGCGGGCCTGACGCCCAACGACATCGACCACGTCAACGCCCACGCCACCGGCACTCAGGTCGGCGACCTGGCCGAGTCCAAGGCCATCAACCGGGCGCTCGGCAACAAGATCCCGGCGGTCTACGCGCCCAAATCCGCGCTGGGCCACTCGGTGGGGGCCGTCGGCGCGGTGGAGTCGATCCTGACCGTGCTCGCGTTGCGCGATCAAGTGATCCCCCCGACCCTGAACCTGGAAAACCTCGACCCGGAGATCGACCTGGACGTGGTGGCCGGCAAGCCACGGCCCGGGAACTACGCGTACGCCCTCAACAACTCGTTCGGCTTCGGCGGTCACAATGTGGCGATCGCCTTCGGTCGCTACTGA